A genomic window from Gemmatimonadaceae bacterium includes:
- a CDS encoding class I SAM-dependent methyltransferase — translation MPTGRVPTLREFHAAVAALPHAERPLHLQRLATIGQYRHAYALTRRFLGEAQAVLDWGCGNGHFSRFLLESGCDVTGYSYEPPPEFVLAHPQFRFVAGTPDAPVTLPFADASFDAVFSVGVLEHVHELSGDQQGSFDELLRVLRPGGRMFVFHFPNAGSWIEAAVRWRNRRGAVRHEHTRLFSAADIHGYLRGRGARALAMGRYNLFPRNSWLRLPAWLGDNRAICGVLNVLDDALGTLLPALAQNWYFAVQKDAAD, via the coding sequence GTGCCCACTGGCCGCGTGCCGACGTTGCGGGAGTTCCACGCGGCCGTCGCGGCGCTGCCGCACGCGGAGCGTCCGTTGCACCTGCAGCGGCTGGCGACGATCGGGCAGTACCGTCACGCCTATGCGCTGACGCGCCGGTTCCTCGGCGAGGCGCAGGCCGTGCTGGACTGGGGCTGCGGCAACGGACACTTCTCGCGCTTCTTGCTTGAGTCGGGTTGTGATGTCACCGGCTACTCGTACGAGCCGCCGCCCGAGTTCGTGCTGGCGCATCCGCAGTTCCGCTTCGTGGCCGGGACGCCAGACGCGCCGGTGACGTTGCCCTTCGCGGACGCGAGCTTCGACGCTGTCTTCAGCGTCGGGGTGCTCGAGCACGTGCACGAGCTCAGCGGGGACCAGCAGGGGTCCTTCGACGAACTGCTCCGCGTGCTGCGGCCCGGAGGGCGGATGTTCGTCTTCCACTTTCCGAACGCGGGCAGTTGGATCGAGGCTGCCGTGCGCTGGCGCAATCGCCGTGGCGCGGTCCGGCACGAACACACACGGCTCTTTTCGGCAGCCGACATCCACGGCTACCTGCGCGGACGCGGCGCGCGGGCGCTCGCGATGGGTCGCTATAACCTGTTCCCACGCAACTCCTGGCTCCGGCTGCCGGCGTGGCTTGGGGACAACCGCGCCATCTGCGGGGTACTCAATGTGCTGGACGACGCGCTGGGCACCCTACTGCCCGCGCTCGCGCAGAACTGGTATTTCGCGGTCCAGAAGGACGCCGCAGATTGA
- a CDS encoding DPP IV N-terminal domain-containing protein produces MKRPMRLLRSLALAALTLPTLVAAQGRQLTDQDYARAERRLAPAVMPLVSGQVTQPTWLADGRLSYRVNLAAGAEQRIVDPARNTSRVCTEQDACTPPAPARPAQSIPPNSSLSPDRGKAAFIRNHNLWVKDLVTGVETALTTDGVEDFGYATNNAGWVHNNNPVLNWSPDSRQIATFQHDGRGVSMMYLVSTNVGAPRLDAWRYPLPGDSVIFRVQRVVVALDGGDGKPKVTRLQMPPDQHRSTVSDHIACGLEVCDLEWFPDGSQLAFVSSSRDHKQAWVRVADARTGAVRTLFEERAETHIGDASLASGLWRALPASNELIWWSTRDGWVHLYLYELSTGRLKNRITTGDGNVTGILRIDARARRIYFTAQGREAGRDPYFQSLYRVNFDGRQLVHLTPEVGHHQVNLSPDGRWFVDTYSQPNVPQVVVLRDANTGRIVRELGRTDISRLTATGWRPPTPFTVKARDGQTDLYGLMFTPTELDSTRKYPIINYIYPGPQGGSVGSRAFSPSRSDHQALAELGFIVVAIDGMGSSPQRSKAFHDFYYGRMGDNTIPDQVAGMQELARRYPFIDIDRAGMWGHSGGGFATAAAMFRAPDFFKVGIAESGNHDNRNYEDDWGERYQGLLVRNGNSDNYAAEANQTHAANLKGKLMLIHGMMDDNVPPYNTLLVVDALMKANKDFDLIMLPHARHGFGQDGAYIMRRRWDYFVQHLQGNVPPKEYRMGQRR; encoded by the coding sequence ATGAAGAGACCTATGCGCCTGCTCCGCTCACTCGCCCTCGCCGCCCTGACCCTGCCCACGCTGGTCGCCGCCCAGGGCCGCCAGCTCACTGACCAAGACTACGCCCGCGCCGAGCGCCGCCTCGCGCCGGCCGTGATGCCGCTGGTCAGCGGTCAGGTCACGCAGCCCACCTGGCTCGCCGATGGCCGCCTCTCCTACCGCGTGAACCTGGCGGCGGGCGCCGAGCAGCGCATCGTGGATCCGGCACGCAACACGAGCCGCGTGTGCACCGAGCAGGACGCCTGCACCCCGCCAGCCCCGGCGCGGCCGGCGCAGTCGATTCCGCCGAACTCGAGCCTGAGCCCGGACCGCGGCAAGGCCGCGTTCATCCGCAACCACAACCTGTGGGTGAAGGACCTCGTGACCGGCGTCGAGACGGCGCTGACCACGGATGGCGTCGAGGATTTCGGCTACGCCACCAACAACGCCGGCTGGGTGCACAACAACAATCCGGTGCTCAACTGGAGCCCGGATTCGCGGCAGATCGCGACCTTTCAGCACGACGGCCGCGGCGTCTCGATGATGTACCTCGTCTCGACCAACGTCGGCGCGCCGCGGCTCGACGCTTGGCGCTACCCGCTGCCGGGTGACTCGGTGATCTTCCGCGTCCAGCGCGTGGTCGTCGCGCTCGATGGCGGCGACGGCAAGCCCAAGGTCACGCGCCTCCAGATGCCGCCGGACCAGCACCGGTCCACGGTCAGCGACCACATCGCCTGCGGCCTCGAGGTCTGCGACCTCGAGTGGTTCCCGGACGGCTCGCAGCTGGCGTTCGTGTCGTCCTCGCGCGATCACAAGCAGGCCTGGGTGCGCGTGGCCGATGCCCGCACGGGCGCGGTGCGCACCCTGTTCGAGGAGCGCGCCGAGACGCACATCGGCGACGCGTCGCTGGCGTCGGGCCTCTGGCGCGCACTGCCGGCCTCCAACGAGCTCATCTGGTGGTCCACGCGCGACGGCTGGGTGCATCTCTACCTGTACGAGCTCAGCACCGGCCGCCTCAAGAACCGCATCACCACCGGCGACGGCAACGTGACGGGCATCCTGCGCATCGATGCGCGTGCACGGCGCATCTACTTTACCGCGCAGGGGCGTGAGGCCGGGCGCGACCCGTACTTCCAGTCGCTGTACCGCGTGAACTTCGACGGGCGCCAGTTGGTGCACCTCACGCCCGAAGTCGGGCACCATCAGGTGAACCTCTCGCCGGACGGCCGCTGGTTCGTCGATACCTACTCGCAGCCGAACGTGCCGCAGGTGGTCGTGCTGCGTGACGCGAACACGGGCCGCATCGTGCGCGAGCTCGGGCGCACGGACATCTCCCGCCTGACGGCCACCGGCTGGCGTCCGCCCACGCCGTTCACGGTGAAGGCGCGCGACGGCCAGACGGACCTCTACGGCCTGATGTTCACGCCGACCGAGCTCGACAGCACGCGCAAGTACCCGATCATCAACTACATCTATCCGGGTCCGCAGGGCGGCTCGGTGGGCAGCCGCGCGTTCTCGCCGTCCCGCTCCGACCATCAGGCGCTGGCCGAGCTGGGCTTCATCGTGGTGGCGATCGACGGGATGGGGAGCTCACCGCAGCGCTCCAAGGCCTTCCACGACTTCTATTACGGCCGGATGGGCGACAACACGATCCCGGACCAAGTGGCCGGGATGCAGGAGCTGGCGCGCCGCTATCCTTTCATCGACATCGACCGTGCCGGGATGTGGGGGCACTCGGGCGGCGGCTTCGCTACGGCAGCCGCGATGTTCCGCGCACCGGACTTCTTCAAGGTCGGCATCGCCGAGTCGGGCAATCACGACAACCGCAACTATGAAGACGACTGGGGCGAGCGCTATCAAGGCTTGCTGGTGCGCAACGGCAACTCGGATAACTACGCCGCCGAGGCCAACCAGACGCACGCCGCCAACCTCAAGGGCAAGCTGATGCTCATCCACGGGATGATGGACGACAACGTGCCGCCGTATAACACGCTGCTCGTCGTCGACGCCCTGATGAAGGCCAACAAGGACTTCGACCTCATTATGCTGCCGCACGCGCGCCACGGCTTCGGGCAGGATGGGGCGTACATTATGCGCCGTCGCTGGGACTACTTCGTGCAGCACCTGCAGGGCAACGTGCCGCCGAAGGAGTACCGGATGGGGCAGCGGCGTTGA
- a CDS encoding TetR/AcrR family transcriptional regulator, translated as MTKARKLPSAKPSAPDASQDTEARILAAARVVFTRAGTAGARMQDIAREAGVNQALLHYYFRTKQALADRVLREAAGKILAALPQTLRADASLEDALSGFVRSYITTMRQTPFLPPYLAAEAHHNPARVLAIFAAVTGRSPEQGPPPVLAVAQQMIDARVAAGEMRPIRAEQLVINVMALLAFPFVARSILGGVLAMDQAAFDRFLDERCDDLPRFILNAVRQ; from the coding sequence ATGACCAAAGCCCGGAAACTCCCATCCGCCAAGCCGTCGGCCCCCGACGCGAGCCAGGACACCGAAGCGCGCATACTCGCCGCCGCCCGCGTGGTCTTCACTCGCGCCGGGACGGCCGGGGCGCGGATGCAGGACATCGCCCGCGAGGCCGGCGTCAACCAGGCGCTGCTCCACTACTACTTCCGCACGAAGCAGGCGCTCGCCGACCGCGTGCTGCGCGAAGCGGCGGGCAAGATCCTGGCGGCGCTGCCGCAGACGCTGCGTGCGGATGCGTCGCTCGAGGACGCGCTGAGCGGATTCGTCCGCAGCTACATCACCACGATGCGCCAGACGCCGTTCTTGCCGCCGTACCTCGCCGCCGAGGCCCATCACAACCCGGCGCGCGTCCTCGCGATCTTCGCCGCCGTCACCGGGCGGAGCCCGGAACAAGGTCCGCCGCCCGTGCTCGCCGTCGCGCAGCAGATGATCGACGCCCGCGTCGCCGCCGGTGAGATGCGTCCAATCCGCGCCGAGCAACTGGTCATCAACGTGATGGCGCTGCTCGCCTTCCCGTTCGTCGCGCGCAGCATCCTCGGCGGCGTACTCGCGATGGACCAGGCTGCCTTCGACCGCTTCCTCGACGAGCGCTGTGACGATCTCCCGCGCTTCATCCTCAACGCCGTCCGCCAATGA
- a CDS encoding TolC family protein, with protein MTPFARLGLAAVMLASALPMTALVAQDDSLRLPALLAAMQRQDRRAAQLPLLDAQSALRTRNLSREQLPGVSALASGQYVSDVPAIGGVPMVPYQQYDAYVTVRQRLFDPSRRPRAELERAQFDEAEAQVRGRLWQQRAQVNDAFFTLLALDAERRTLEATIADLETHRRLAATRLAAGAALAGDVALLDAELLRRRQTLDDIDATREATRAVLASLTGVGIAEPARLALPDLEAPAAEARRALDTLRARPEYDAFTGSREALAARASQARRSDLPRVSAFARSGYGRPGINPLARDFQSYWIAGVQLEWSPTLWGASARDAEVQRLQQEIVASEEAQFSEQLRRAVQRDLAAMDRLQRSLASDDAIIALHERVTLEARRRFAEGGVTAAELVDRETALMGARSARDLHRVQLAEAQARFLTTVGQEIK; from the coding sequence ATGACACCCTTTGCCCGCCTTGGTCTCGCCGCGGTGATGCTCGCGTCGGCCCTGCCGATGACGGCGCTCGTGGCGCAGGACGATTCGCTTCGGCTCCCTGCCCTGCTCGCCGCGATGCAGCGCCAGGACCGGCGCGCCGCACAGTTGCCGCTGCTGGATGCGCAGTCGGCGCTGCGCACGCGCAACCTCTCTCGCGAGCAGCTCCCCGGCGTCTCCGCGCTCGCCAGCGGCCAGTACGTCTCCGACGTGCCGGCCATCGGCGGCGTGCCGATGGTGCCCTATCAGCAGTACGACGCCTACGTGACGGTCCGCCAACGGCTCTTCGACCCGTCGCGCCGCCCGCGCGCGGAGCTCGAGCGCGCGCAGTTCGACGAAGCCGAGGCGCAGGTTCGCGGTCGCCTGTGGCAACAGCGGGCGCAGGTGAACGATGCGTTCTTCACGCTGCTCGCGCTCGACGCCGAACGGCGCACCCTCGAGGCGACCATCGCCGATCTCGAGACGCACCGCCGGCTCGCCGCCACGCGACTGGCGGCCGGCGCCGCGCTCGCCGGCGACGTTGCGCTGCTGGACGCGGAGCTGCTGCGACGGCGGCAGACCCTTGACGACATTGACGCCACGCGCGAGGCCACGCGCGCCGTCCTCGCCTCGTTGACCGGCGTTGGCATCGCGGAACCGGCTCGGCTCGCATTGCCAGACCTCGAGGCACCAGCCGCCGAGGCGCGCCGCGCACTCGACACGCTGCGCGCGCGTCCCGAGTACGACGCGTTCACGGGCAGCCGCGAGGCGTTGGCCGCGCGCGCCAGCCAGGCGCGGCGCAGCGACCTGCCGCGCGTCTCCGCCTTCGCGCGTAGCGGCTACGGCCGGCCGGGCATCAATCCGCTGGCACGGGACTTTCAGTCGTACTGGATCGCCGGCGTGCAGTTGGAATGGTCGCCGACGCTCTGGGGCGCCTCGGCGCGCGACGCCGAGGTCCAGCGCCTGCAGCAGGAGATCGTCGCCAGCGAAGAAGCGCAGTTCTCGGAACAGCTCCGCCGTGCCGTGCAACGCGATCTCGCGGCGATGGACCGGTTGCAGCGCAGTCTCGCCAGCGATGACGCCATCATCGCCCTGCACGAACGCGTCACGCTCGAGGCGCGCCGCCGCTTTGCCGAAGGCGGCGTCACCGCCGCCGAGCTCGTGGACCGCGAGACGGCCCTGATGGGCGCCCGCAGCGCCCGCGACCTGCACCGCGTGCAGCTCGCCGAGGCTCAGGCTCGCTTTCTCACCACTGTTGGACAGGAGATCAAGTGA
- a CDS encoding HlyD family efflux transporter periplasmic adaptor subunit, producing MPRHSFLALAGALALAACTGDGRPDAYGNFEADDVVIAAQTAGPILRFDALEGQPVAAGELLALIDTQPLSIERRQLQAQRGVVLARRQELGAQLTSTEAQHEIAERAMQRVQRLRDGDAATAQQHDAAERDLRVLASQREALQAGQASLTAELASLDARIAAVDDRLARAQVRAPLAGTVLTTFARIGESVQPGQALVSLADLSTLTLRAYLTGDQLGHVRLGQSVTVHATIGDSLVAFPGTIAWISARAEFTPTPIQTRNERADLVYAMKVRVADPQGRLKIGMPGDVNWTAAP from the coding sequence ATGCCTCGCCATTCCTTCCTCGCGTTGGCCGGCGCCCTCGCGCTTGCGGCCTGCACCGGCGACGGCAGGCCCGACGCCTACGGCAACTTCGAGGCCGATGACGTCGTCATCGCGGCGCAGACCGCAGGGCCGATCCTGCGATTCGACGCGCTTGAAGGCCAGCCGGTGGCGGCGGGCGAGTTGCTCGCCCTCATCGACACGCAGCCGCTGTCCATCGAGCGCCGGCAACTGCAGGCGCAGCGCGGCGTCGTGCTGGCGCGGCGACAGGAACTCGGCGCGCAGCTGACGTCCACCGAGGCGCAGCACGAGATCGCCGAGCGCGCGATGCAGCGGGTGCAGCGCCTGCGCGATGGCGACGCAGCGACGGCGCAGCAGCACGATGCCGCCGAACGCGACCTGCGCGTGCTCGCCTCGCAGCGCGAGGCGCTCCAGGCGGGGCAGGCGTCGCTGACGGCGGAACTCGCATCGCTCGATGCCCGCATCGCCGCCGTCGACGACCGTTTGGCGCGCGCACAGGTACGTGCGCCGTTGGCCGGAACGGTCCTCACGACCTTCGCCCGCATCGGGGAGAGCGTGCAGCCGGGCCAGGCGCTGGTGAGCCTTGCCGACCTCTCCACCCTCACCCTGCGCGCCTACCTCACGGGCGACCAGCTCGGCCACGTGCGTCTCGGCCAATCCGTGACCGTGCACGCGACCATCGGCGACTCGCTCGTCGCGTTCCCAGGCACCATCGCGTGGATCTCGGCGCGCGCGGAGTTCACGCCGACGCCGATCCAGACGCGCAACGAGCGGGCCGACCTCGTCTACGCGATGAAGGTGCGCGTGGCCGACCCGCAGGGCCGTCTCAAGATCGGGATGCCCGGCGACGTCAACTGGACAGCCGCTCCGTGA
- a CDS encoding ABC transporter ATP-binding protein, which yields MSESPVVVEGLSKRFGATQALDQVSFTVQPAEIFGLVGPDGGGKTTLMRILTTLMRPDTGRASVLGRDVVRDLWAIRARVGYMPGRFSLYGDLSVEENLRFFASVFGTRLEDGYDVIAPIYRQIEAFKDRRAAALSGGMKQKLALSCALVHRPQLLFLDEPTTGVDAVSRREFWDLLAGLQAGGLSIVVSTPYMDEAARCDRVALVQQGRVLAIDQPGRIGARFPRPLFAVRARQRAQLLAALRAFPTVASAYPFGVVVHFSDRRSDIAPAALVAELEAFLKAQGLTDARVTPTRPGIEDAFIELMGATPGAAA from the coding sequence GTGAGTGAATCACCGGTCGTGGTGGAGGGGCTGTCGAAGCGCTTCGGCGCGACGCAGGCGCTCGACCAGGTGTCGTTTACGGTGCAGCCCGCCGAGATCTTTGGCCTCGTCGGCCCGGACGGTGGCGGCAAGACGACATTGATGCGCATCCTCACCACGCTGATGCGTCCGGACACCGGCCGCGCCAGCGTGCTCGGCCGTGATGTCGTGCGCGACCTCTGGGCCATCCGCGCGCGGGTCGGCTATATGCCGGGACGGTTCTCGTTGTACGGAGATCTCTCGGTGGAGGAGAACCTGCGCTTCTTCGCGTCAGTGTTCGGGACCCGCCTCGAGGACGGCTACGACGTGATCGCGCCGATCTACCGGCAGATCGAAGCCTTCAAGGACCGGCGTGCGGCCGCGCTCTCCGGCGGGATGAAGCAGAAGCTCGCGCTCAGCTGCGCGTTGGTGCATCGGCCCCAGCTGCTCTTCCTCGACGAGCCCACCACCGGCGTGGACGCCGTCTCGCGCCGCGAGTTCTGGGACCTGCTGGCCGGGCTGCAGGCCGGCGGGCTGAGCATCGTCGTCTCGACGCCGTATATGGACGAGGCGGCGCGTTGTGACCGCGTGGCGCTCGTGCAGCAGGGCCGAGTGCTCGCGATCGACCAACCCGGTCGGATCGGCGCGCGCTTCCCGCGCCCGCTCTTCGCGGTGCGTGCACGGCAGCGCGCACAGCTGCTTGCGGCACTGCGGGCCTTTCCCACGGTTGCCTCGGCGTACCCCTTCGGCGTGGTCGTCCACTTCAGCGACCGCCGCAGCGATATCGCGCCGGCGGCGCTGGTCGCGGAACTCGAAGCGTTCCTCAAGGCGCAGGGCCTGACAGACGCCCGCGTCACGCCAACGCGGCCGGGCATCGAGGACGCGTTCATCGAACTAATGGGCGCCACGCCCGGAGCGGCCGCGTGA
- a CDS encoding ABC transporter ATP-binding protein: MSVAIHVAGLTRRFGDFTAVNRISFDVAQGEVFGFLGANGAGKTTAIRMLIGLLAPTEGVAKVAGFDVATDAEQVRRRIGYMSQRFSLYDDLTVRENIALYGGIYGLSDAEVAARGGQLIATLDLDAHADLLVRTLPLGWKQKLAFSVALLHEPRVVFLDEPTGGVDPVTRRQFWELIYAAAARGTTVFVTTHYLDEAEYCDRVAIMTDGKLAALGTPEELKAEFACDSLDEVFVRLARGQGVAA; the protein is encoded by the coding sequence GTGAGCGTCGCCATCCACGTGGCCGGACTGACGCGCCGCTTCGGCGATTTCACCGCCGTGAACCGCATCAGCTTCGACGTCGCGCAGGGCGAAGTCTTCGGCTTCCTGGGCGCCAACGGCGCCGGCAAGACGACCGCCATCCGAATGCTCATCGGACTCCTGGCACCCACTGAGGGCGTGGCGAAGGTCGCGGGCTTCGATGTCGCCACGGACGCCGAGCAGGTGCGCCGACGCATCGGCTATATGAGCCAGCGCTTCTCGCTTTACGACGACCTCACGGTCCGTGAGAACATCGCGCTGTACGGCGGCATCTACGGCTTGAGCGACGCGGAGGTCGCGGCCCGCGGCGGGCAGTTGATCGCCACGCTAGACCTCGACGCGCACGCCGACCTGCTCGTGCGCACGCTGCCGCTCGGCTGGAAGCAGAAGCTGGCGTTTTCGGTCGCCCTGCTCCACGAGCCGCGTGTGGTGTTCCTGGATGAGCCCACCGGCGGCGTGGACCCGGTGACGCGCCGCCAGTTCTGGGAGCTCATCTACGCCGCTGCGGCGCGCGGCACGACGGTGTTCGTGACGACGCACTACTTGGATGAAGCCGAGTACTGCGACCGCGTCGCGATTATGACTGACGGCAAGCTGGCGGCGCTGGGGACGCCGGAGGAGCTGAAAGCCGAGTTCGCCTGTGACAGCCTCGACGAAGTCTTCGTGCGCCTGGCCCGCGGCCAGGGGGTGGCCGCGTGA
- a CDS encoding ABC transporter permease has translation MRRALEALGAFVVKEFRHILRDRQTLIILLGLPVAQLILFGFALRTDVRDIRLAFVAQAPDYETAALRTRFERNGRFTLVDLTPAPGALDAAFRSGRADVALVIAPGLAAGLRGGEPVELQVIADASDPNTGSTMQTHVLAVLRAWEQEVTPRAAGVTIEPRIRMLFNPTLESVNLFVPGLIAPILTIVTALMTAISLSRERERGTMEVLLVSPLHPWQVIVGKVAPYLLLAFVNVVSVLVAAWLVFGVPFRGALVTLMAGSTLYAMVGLALGVLIAAVTSSQLSAMLAALMGTMMPSTLLSGMIFPIPSMPTALQLLSHLVPARWFIEISRGVMLKGAGWTELWPQFVILALMFTALVSLAIRKFSVRLD, from the coding sequence GTGAGGCGCGCACTCGAGGCGCTGGGCGCCTTCGTCGTGAAGGAGTTCCGTCACATCCTCCGCGACCGGCAGACGCTGATCATCCTCCTCGGCCTGCCGGTGGCGCAGTTGATCCTGTTCGGCTTCGCGCTGCGCACGGATGTGCGCGACATCCGGCTCGCCTTCGTGGCGCAGGCACCCGACTACGAGACGGCAGCCCTGCGGACCCGCTTCGAGCGGAACGGACGCTTTACGCTCGTGGACCTGACGCCCGCACCAGGCGCATTGGACGCGGCCTTCCGCAGCGGGCGGGCGGACGTCGCCCTGGTGATCGCGCCCGGCCTGGCGGCCGGCCTTCGCGGCGGTGAGCCCGTCGAACTGCAGGTGATCGCCGATGCCTCAGACCCGAACACCGGCTCGACGATGCAGACGCACGTGCTCGCCGTGCTCCGTGCCTGGGAGCAGGAAGTGACGCCGCGGGCGGCGGGCGTGACCATCGAGCCGCGCATTCGGATGCTGTTCAATCCCACGCTCGAGAGCGTGAACCTCTTCGTGCCGGGCCTGATCGCGCCCATCCTCACCATCGTCACGGCGCTGATGACGGCCATCTCCCTCTCGCGCGAACGGGAGCGCGGGACGATGGAGGTCCTGCTCGTCTCACCGCTGCACCCGTGGCAGGTGATCGTCGGCAAGGTCGCACCGTATCTGCTGCTGGCCTTCGTGAACGTGGTCTCGGTGCTGGTGGCCGCGTGGCTGGTGTTCGGCGTGCCATTCCGCGGCGCGCTCGTGACCCTGATGGCCGGCAGCACGCTCTACGCGATGGTCGGCCTCGCGCTCGGCGTGCTCATCGCCGCCGTCACCAGCTCGCAGCTCTCGGCGATGCTCGCTGCCCTGATGGGCACGATGATGCCGAGCACGCTGCTGAGCGGGATGATCTTCCCAATCCCGTCGATGCCCACCGCGCTGCAGTTGCTCTCGCACCTGGTGCCGGCGCGCTGGTTCATCGAGATCTCCCGCGGCGTGATGCTCAAGGGCGCCGGCTGGACGGAACTCTGGCCCCAGTTCGTCATCCTCGCACTGATGTTCACGGCCCTCGTGTCGCTGGCCATCCGCAAGTTCTCAGTGAGGCTCGACTGA
- a CDS encoding ABC transporter permease, with amino-acid sequence MRALRVLLRKEFLQIRRDPTILRLLFLAPIIQLVILANAASFEVKHSRLWVVDQDRSERSTALVERLQGTGRFTVVGRSSRAADGTEALLARDADAILSIPGGFARDLARTRHGMVQLAFNAEDGAQAGVASSYAAEVLSRFGAELATDHRPPRLDLHRRFWFNPALDYRWYMVPGILVQLITIAGTFMAALNIVREKEAGTLDQLNVTPIGRTTFVAAKLIPFWIIGLVQLSVGLLVARLIFQVPIEGSLVLLYAGAALYLVAALGIGLWVSSVAETQQQAVFVAFSLMMVYILMSGLFTPVRSMPEWAQGIAALNPLMHFIAMMRGVMLKGAGLLEVLPRLGALALAGAVLMTLAVRQYRKGGA; translated from the coding sequence ATGCGCGCCCTCCGCGTCCTGCTCCGCAAGGAGTTCCTGCAGATCCGTCGCGACCCGACGATCCTGCGGCTGCTCTTCCTCGCGCCGATCATCCAGCTCGTCATCCTCGCCAACGCCGCGAGCTTCGAGGTGAAGCACAGCCGGCTCTGGGTCGTGGACCAGGACCGCAGCGAGCGTTCGACCGCCCTCGTCGAACGCCTGCAGGGCACTGGACGCTTCACCGTGGTCGGGCGCTCCTCGCGGGCGGCAGACGGCACCGAGGCGCTGCTGGCGCGCGATGCCGACGCCATCCTGTCCATCCCGGGCGGCTTCGCGCGCGACCTCGCGCGCACGAGGCACGGTATGGTGCAACTGGCCTTCAACGCGGAAGACGGCGCCCAAGCGGGCGTGGCGAGTTCGTACGCCGCGGAGGTGCTCTCGCGCTTCGGCGCGGAACTCGCCACGGACCACCGCCCGCCGCGCCTCGACCTGCACCGTCGCTTCTGGTTCAACCCAGCGCTCGACTACCGCTGGTATATGGTGCCCGGCATCCTCGTGCAACTCATCACGATCGCCGGCACGTTTATGGCCGCCCTCAACATCGTGCGGGAGAAGGAGGCCGGCACGCTGGACCAGCTGAACGTCACGCCGATCGGACGCACGACCTTCGTCGCCGCCAAGCTCATTCCGTTCTGGATCATCGGCCTCGTCCAGCTCAGCGTCGGCCTGCTCGTCGCGCGACTCATCTTCCAGGTTCCGATCGAGGGGTCGCTGGTGCTGCTGTACGCCGGTGCCGCGCTCTACCTGGTCGCGGCGCTCGGGATCGGCCTCTGGGTGTCCAGCGTGGCCGAGACCCAGCAGCAGGCGGTGTTCGTCGCCTTCTCGCTGATGATGGTCTACATCCTGATGAGCGGGCTGTTCACACCCGTGCGCTCGATGCCGGAGTGGGCGCAGGGCATCGCGGCACTGAACCCGCTGATGCACTTCATCGCGATGATGCGGGGCGTGATGCTGAAGGGGGCGGGGCTGTTGGAGGTACTCCCGCGCCTCGGGGCGCTCGCGCTGGCCGGTGCCGTGCTGATGACGCTGGCCGTCCGACAGTACCGCAAAGGCGGAGCGTAG